In Brevibacillus brevis NBRC 100599, a single genomic region encodes these proteins:
- the rlmD gene encoding 23S rRNA (uracil(1939)-C(5))-methyltransferase RlmD, whose amino-acid sequence MTTHKKEPDASIRVGQQMTLTIKSLGINGEGIGYFKRKIVFVEGALPGEVVHAEVTEAREKYATARLLRVVEKSTSRTQPPCPVYAECGGCSLQHMDYAAQLASKQEIVIESLRKYARLNQPPVAPTIGMDNPWSYRNKAQFQVGKEKGKLIAGLYQTGSHKLVNLEGCQVQHEATTKIVQTAKQIIEELGIPIYDEKKRTGVIRTIVARVAFATGETQLTLVTATPEIPRVKELLLELRTRLPELVGIAQNVNNQKTSLVFGDKTVSLWGKASIAEKLGELSFDLSARAFFQLNPEQTQKLYKQVKTAAGLTGKELVLDLYCGTGTIGLWLAPYAREVRGIELIPEAVEDANRNAERNQAANASFHVGRAEVLMPKWAKQGTRPDVVVVDPPRTGLDDALIRSLLDVLPKKIVYVSCNPSTLAKDVGKLMQRYELVSVQPVDMFPHTAHVESVTLLTLK is encoded by the coding sequence ATGACAACGCATAAAAAAGAACCAGACGCCAGCATCCGTGTCGGCCAGCAAATGACGCTCACGATCAAGAGCTTGGGCATTAATGGCGAAGGGATCGGCTATTTTAAAAGAAAAATCGTTTTCGTAGAGGGTGCCCTCCCTGGCGAGGTCGTCCATGCAGAGGTGACCGAGGCAAGAGAAAAATACGCGACCGCGCGTCTTTTACGAGTCGTTGAAAAATCAACATCTCGCACGCAGCCCCCCTGTCCGGTCTATGCGGAGTGTGGCGGATGCAGCTTGCAGCACATGGATTATGCCGCACAGCTCGCAAGCAAGCAGGAAATCGTCATCGAGTCACTGCGCAAGTACGCTCGACTGAATCAGCCACCAGTCGCCCCTACGATTGGTATGGATAACCCGTGGTCGTATCGAAATAAAGCACAGTTTCAGGTAGGCAAGGAAAAAGGCAAGCTAATCGCTGGACTGTATCAAACAGGCAGCCACAAGCTCGTCAACTTGGAAGGCTGTCAGGTGCAGCATGAAGCGACAACGAAAATCGTCCAAACAGCGAAGCAAATCATCGAGGAGCTCGGGATTCCGATCTACGACGAGAAAAAACGGACGGGCGTCATCCGCACCATCGTAGCTCGTGTTGCTTTTGCTACGGGTGAAACGCAATTAACACTTGTAACGGCTACACCAGAAATTCCACGGGTGAAAGAGCTGCTTTTGGAGCTCCGCACGAGACTGCCAGAACTGGTAGGAATCGCGCAAAACGTAAACAATCAAAAAACGTCACTCGTTTTCGGCGACAAGACAGTATCGTTGTGGGGCAAGGCTTCCATCGCTGAAAAGCTGGGTGAGCTGTCCTTCGACTTGTCTGCTCGTGCCTTCTTCCAATTGAATCCCGAGCAGACACAAAAGCTGTACAAGCAGGTGAAAACCGCGGCTGGACTGACTGGAAAAGAACTCGTGCTCGATTTGTATTGCGGGACAGGGACAATTGGCTTATGGCTCGCTCCTTATGCCCGCGAGGTTCGCGGGATCGAGCTGATTCCTGAGGCTGTCGAGGATGCCAATCGCAATGCAGAGCGTAACCAAGCGGCGAATGCCAGCTTTCACGTGGGGCGTGCCGAGGTCTTGATGCCGAAATGGGCCAAGCAAGGGACTCGACCAGATGTCGTCGTAGTCGACCCGCCGCGGACTGGGCTGGATGATGCGCTGATTCGTTCTTTGTTGGATGTGCTGCCGAAGAAGATTGTGTATGTGTCTTGTAATCCTTCTACGCTGGCGAAGGATGTTGGGAAGCTGATGCAGCGGTATGAGCTTGTGAGTGTGCAGCCGGTGGATATGTTCCCGCATACGGCGCATGTGGAGTCAGTGACGCTCTTGACGTTGAAATAG
- the ilvA gene encoding threonine ammonia-lyase IlvA — protein MHTVRVEDIVVANHALKDVVEKTPLQKNKVLSERYGCNVYLKREDLQIVRSFKIRGAYHFMRNLSTIERERGVVCASAGNHAQGVAYSCNHLQIKGTIFMPATTPRQKISQVKLFGGSYVEVVLIGDTFDDSFAEAMKYCIQEDRTFVHPFDDPLVVAGQGTVGLEIMNDMEEPADFVFMSIGGGGLAAGVGTYVKGISPNTQIIGVEPAGAASMQAALEQNDVVTLDEIDKFVDGAAVKQVGQLTMSICQELLDDIVLVPEGKVCTTILELYNSNAIVVEPAGALSIAALDYYRDQIAGKNVVCVISGGNNDIDRMQEIKERSLLHEGLKHYYVINFPQRAGALREFMEKVLGPHDDITRFEYTKKNNKENGPALVGIEMKCKDDYQPLVSRMKQHGIRYVEITNDPYLFNLLI, from the coding sequence ATGCATACGGTCAGAGTGGAAGACATCGTAGTAGCCAATCATGCATTAAAAGACGTAGTGGAGAAGACACCCTTGCAAAAAAACAAAGTGCTGTCTGAGCGCTACGGCTGCAACGTGTATTTGAAAAGAGAAGACTTGCAGATCGTTCGTTCCTTCAAAATCCGCGGTGCTTATCATTTTATGCGGAATCTTTCCACAATAGAGCGGGAGCGTGGTGTCGTCTGTGCGAGTGCAGGCAATCATGCGCAGGGTGTAGCTTACTCGTGTAACCATTTGCAAATCAAGGGCACGATCTTTATGCCAGCGACCACCCCGCGCCAAAAAATATCGCAGGTCAAGCTGTTTGGCGGCTCCTATGTAGAGGTTGTGTTGATCGGGGACACCTTCGATGATTCATTTGCAGAGGCGATGAAGTATTGCATTCAGGAAGATCGGACCTTTGTTCATCCGTTTGACGATCCATTGGTGGTAGCTGGACAAGGAACAGTCGGTCTGGAGATTATGAATGACATGGAGGAACCGGCTGATTTCGTCTTTATGAGTATCGGCGGTGGTGGATTGGCAGCGGGTGTGGGAACGTACGTAAAAGGCATCAGCCCGAACACCCAGATCATTGGCGTGGAGCCGGCAGGAGCAGCCTCAATGCAAGCCGCTCTGGAGCAAAACGATGTTGTCACCTTAGATGAAATTGACAAGTTTGTCGATGGTGCAGCCGTCAAGCAAGTAGGGCAGCTAACGATGAGTATTTGTCAGGAGCTGCTGGATGACATTGTACTGGTCCCAGAAGGCAAGGTATGCACAACCATTTTGGAGTTGTATAACAGCAATGCCATCGTCGTGGAACCTGCGGGTGCCCTGTCGATTGCCGCTCTCGATTACTACCGGGATCAAATCGCCGGGAAAAACGTAGTGTGTGTCATCAGCGGGGGAAACAACGACATTGATCGGATGCAAGAGATCAAGGAGCGCTCCCTGCTACATGAGGGCTTGAAGCACTATTATGTTATCAATTTCCCACAGCGTGCCGGAGCCTTGCGAGAGTTCATGGAAAAAGTATTGGGGCCGCACGATGATATCACCCGGTTTGAGTATACGAAAAAGAACAACAAAGAAAATGGCCCGGCACTGGTTGGCATTGAAATGAAATGCAAGGATGACTATCAGCCATTAGTCAGTCGGATGAAGCAGCATGGTATCCGCTATGTAGAGATTACGAATGATCCGTATTTGTTCAATCTGCTGATTTAG
- the yhfH gene encoding protein YhfH, with translation MTPITSFFRNLEAKCCAACGQMIHEQAESYATECAPCQEQASFDAYKYYHQKR, from the coding sequence ATGACGCCGATCACTTCTTTCTTTCGCAATCTCGAAGCAAAATGCTGTGCTGCTTGCGGTCAGATGATCCACGAACAAGCTGAATCGTATGCAACAGAATGCGCACCTTGCCAAGAGCAAGCATCCTTTGACGCTTACAAATACTATCATCAAAAACGCTAA
- a CDS encoding biotin transporter BioY: MRNERLRWLLLSAIFAAMTAVLSQVTIPLPLIPITAQTLAVGLTATILGKRYGTLALVIYVLLGAVGLPVFSEAKGGLQILVGKSGGYIFGFIATAYVTGLYLEKTRFTLKNAIIANIIGMFVALAFGAVQLKYVMDIPWDKAVAFGVTPFLIVGVVKAVLASLIGIKVRERLIASRLLRTDQPVPR; the protein is encoded by the coding sequence ATGAGAAACGAACGCTTGAGATGGCTATTGCTCTCTGCCATCTTTGCTGCAATGACTGCGGTATTGTCGCAGGTGACGATTCCTTTGCCGTTGATTCCGATTACCGCGCAGACGTTAGCGGTAGGGCTGACGGCGACCATTTTGGGAAAACGATACGGGACACTTGCTTTGGTTATTTATGTTTTGCTCGGTGCAGTCGGATTGCCTGTATTCAGCGAGGCAAAAGGCGGATTGCAAATATTGGTCGGAAAATCCGGCGGGTACATATTTGGGTTTATTGCAACCGCTTATGTGACTGGGCTCTACTTGGAGAAAACAAGATTCACCTTGAAAAACGCCATCATCGCCAATATCATTGGTATGTTTGTCGCACTCGCTTTTGGTGCAGTACAGCTCAAATACGTCATGGACATTCCATGGGATAAAGCTGTCGCTTTTGGTGTAACGCCTTTCCTCATTGTAGGGGTTGTCAAAGCAGTTCTGGCATCTCTGATTGGCATCAAGGTACGCGAGCGACTGATTGCTTCTCGTCTGTTGCGCACAGATCAGCCTGTTCCACGATAA